The following DNA comes from Mucilaginibacter jinjuensis.
AAAAGATCGGTAATTTTGCATTTAATCGGGATGATATGTATGAAAGGAAGATTCCGCTGACATTGGGATGCGGATTTGAACTGGTCCGGCAAGTGGTGAATGGTAAATGGAAGTTTATGCTGCTGTATTGTCTGCATGAGGGCATTACACGCCCAAGCGCGATGGAGCGGGCTTTGCCCGGTATCAGCCGGAGAGTGATCAATATTCAGTTGAATCAACTGATCGGCCACGGTTTGGTTAGCAAACAAGATTACGAAGAGAAGCCGCCACGGGTGGAATATTTTCTTACAGATCTGGGAAAAAGCCTCATTCCGTTTATTATTGACCTGGGCACCTGGGGCGAGGAGCATAAAGGAACCTTACAATTAAATATTGTTTGAATTCCATTACAGCCGCCATTACTTATAGCTATGGAACACCAAAAAACATTTCGGATAAAAAACTTGCCGGAGGCTTATTTCACCGGCGAGCATAAGCAGATGCTGCTTGAAAATGAACGACTTAAGGGCATTTCGGTGATCCGTACAGACGATCATTTCCGGAGTTGTAAAAATGCCGTAGAGCCTCATGTTTTAGAAAACTACCTGGTATGCCTTATCCGTAAAGGAGCTGGAATCTACAACTTCGGCGCTGAAGTATTTCAGTTAAAAGAAAATACACTTTGCCTGATCCCACCGCTGACGCTAACGTCATGGCATTCCCAAACTGCCTATCAAGAGGGTTTTTGCTGTACTTTCTCCGAGGACTTTTTTACCACGGGTCAGGAGAATAAAAGCTGGCTTAGCCAGACAGGCTTAGCTGGCAACTTGATCATTTCCCTGACTGCAGAGCAAATGGCTTATTTTTCCGGACTGATGGAAGAAATGTTTGCAGAAATGCAGACGCCATCCGGCGTTGACGTTGAATTGATGAGGGTTCAGCTGCACTTATTGGTTCGGAAGGCGGCGGCACTTTATCCGGACACGTCTAAACATATTCTGCCCAAAAGTAGGGCGGCTGTTGTCCTGGCTAGCGATTTCGTCAAGCATTGCAGGGGAGATTTTGAACAACTATTGAACGGGGAAATACAGCGTTTACCTTCGCTGAACACTTATGCCGAGAGGCTGAATGTAACCCCTAATCATCTGAATGACATGGTCAAGCTCATCATGGGTAAATCTGTCGGGCAGTTTCTTCACCAGGAGCTGGCTGGGCACGCGACTAACCTGCTGCAACAGACCCAATGGCGGGTGGGGGAGATCGCGGACCGGTTAGGATTTAACGACCTGTCCTATTTTACGCGCTTTTATAAAAAACAACTGCAAACGACGCCCTCCAAGGTCCGGGGACAAAATCCGTAGATTGTACCAAAAATTCCGTAGGGCGTATTAAAAGCCCCTCGCTGAACGGCATAATTTTGTGAAAAAATATATGATGTCTTTAGCGAATCAGCGAATTTTAATAACGGGAGCGACCATCCTTTCCATGGACAAGAACATCGGCAACCTTCCTTCGGGCGATGTCTTAATCGAAGGCACCAAGATCAAAGCTGTTGAAACCGAAATAAATATCGAAAATGCGCAAGTTATCCAAGCGGAGGGCATGATCCTTTCACCCGGTTTTACCGATGCCCACCGTCATGCCTGGCAGGGTAGTTTGCGCCGCCTGATGCCAGACGTCAGCGATCTGATGAGCTACGTAGAAGAAATACATTTCGGGCTTGCCCTGCATTATCGTCCGGAAGATATTCTTATCGGTAATTTACTGACCGCGTGGAGCGCCATAGACCATGGGATCACCGGGATGATCGACGCCTCCCACAACACCCGTAGTTATGAGCACGCCGAGGCTGCGCTGGATGCTTTGGAAGCAACGGGCATCCGGGCGCTCTATGCACCGGCATTTCCGCTTGGCGGAGAATGGGAACAATCATTTTGGCCGGCAGGTCTAGAACGCTTATACAAGAAAAGGTTTTCTTCAGAAGGGCTGATCAAAATGGGTGTTTTTACCCATATCAGCACGAATGGCTGGGACGTGGCGCGCCACCTGGGTGTTCCGATGATCACTGAATTCCTAGGTAAAGAACTATCTGCTTCTTTGAAAGGCCTGCAAGCGGAAGGCAAACTTGGGCCGGACAATATCTTTAATCATTGTACCGGCTTAACACCTGAAGCATGGAAGATCATGGCCGATTGCGGTGTTAAGGTCACGGTCGACCCTCGTTCGGATGCCCAATATGGGCTGGAAGAAGGAGTTTTCGCCTATCAGCATGCTATCGACCACGGGATGCGTCCCGGTATCGGTACTGACCTGGAGACCGCCTATGGCGGGGATATGTTTACGGAAATGCGTGTAGCATTTGCCTTACAAAGGGCATTTGCGCAAAATCGAAAATATAATGGCGATGCTAAGGCGCCGGCGCCGGTGACCTCCAAAGCCTTGCTGGAAGCTGCTACGCTCCACGGGGCCGAGATCGCCGGCTTTGGCCAAGTCGCAGGCAGTATCACACCAGGTAAAGCCGCTGACCTCATTCTGATCGATACGAATGCGATCAACTTGTTTCCATCCAATGACGCCATTGGTACCGTGGTGCATGCAGCCGACAGAAGCAACGTGGATACAGTCATGGTGAATGGGAAAATCCTCAAATCTGATGGAAAACTGATCGGTGCCGATTTGGATTATTTAAAGGAAAGAGCACAATCATCTGTGCAATATTTACTAGAAAAACAAAACGATTTCAATCGAATGAAGTAATTGGAAACACAGTTTTCAAATAACTTTACAGAATTTTTAGAGCTGGGTTCCAATTTTTAAATAAATCAAATAGAGAGTCAACCCAATAAATAGGCGTGTGATCGAATTGGTAAGAGGTAGGTTTCTCAAAGTTAGCTTCGATATCAACTCATTAACTAAAATTAACTTAAATTAATGACTTACAATAATTTATATTTAAAATGACTGTGCAGTGCTACAGCCTTTTCATTCATGAAATAACAATCAATCCGACTTATCTTTTGTTAATTTTTTAAGGACGCCTGCCACCGTAATATTGCTTTCTGTTTGATTAAGCTGTTAAGGCGACATCATCTGAAGGTTGAACAATAAATCAGTGAGCAATGAAAAGCGGTTTTAATGTTATTTATTTAGGCGGCCCCACCTGCGATAAACTCAAATTAGGATAGGAGAGTTAGGGATTCGAACCCTTAGTCCCTGAAATATTATTGCTATAAAAGTTCTAAAGGTAAAAAAAACACCTACCCCTTACATGAGGTGTGAAAAAAATATTTTTCCCTTCCTCACATTTGCTGTGCTAAATTTTAAGTTATGGTAAATAACAATGAAACTCAAAATGACTTCCCGAAAGTCCGTCGCGATCAACTGATAACAGTGCAGGACCTGATTGATTTCAAACAACTGCTGATCGTTGACATCAAAAAGCTATTGAAGGAACATACCGGTCATCCTGGACACCAATGGCTCAAAGCTTTTGAGATCAAAAAGATGTTACGCCTGTCTGAAAGTAAGCTCCAATATCTCCGGGATAAAGGCTTAATACCTTTCAAAAAGTTGGGAGGTATAACTTATTACAATCTCGAAGAAATCGAGGCGCTCATGAACTCTGGTAAGTTGAACGATCAAATGAAAATGGTATGAAACGAAAAGCAAAACGTATCGTTCCTCCAATCGATAAACCGCTAAGGAATCACCATAAAATAGCGATCATAAATGATGACGGATTCGGCACTTCAGTTCCACCAACTCTCGCTAGTATCGAAATTTACTTTGACCAAAAAGGCCTGCTGGACAATGCCTCCGATTTCTATAACGAGCATGAATTGCGGGATTGGAAAAGTGTCTTCGGCCAACCGATAATTAACTGGAAAGTTTGTGCTGCTGAATGGATCTATAACTACCGGCAGGAAGTAAAACACAGGTTCAGGATGTCTCCATTTTATAGTGAGTCGTTCTAAGTGACTGATGTTAAACTGATCCAAATCGAAGACTTTGAAAAAGGATGAGATTGCATTTATGAGCAATCAGCAAGATAAACGTTTGTATTACAAACGAAATCTTGCCCTCTCTTCCAAAGTCAGTCCGGGGCCATTGGAAAACCTTCCGAAGTCAGATTTTATAAGATAAGAAATATGGAAAATCAGGGTGATAACAGATCAAAAACTTTGCTGACAAGGCTCAAACCTGCCGAGTACCAGTCCATTTATTCCGCCTTCAAAAAGACCCGGTTTAATAAACTCAGTGAGTATTGCAGGAGTATTTTATTGGGCAAGCCTATAGTTGTAGTACATCGTGATAAATCAATGGATGAAATGCTGGAAGAACTTGCATTGCTCAGAAAGGAGTTGAATGCAATAGGTAATAATCTGAACCAGGCAGTTCGACAAATTAATAGTGCGCACGGAAATGCGGATAACCGATTATGGTTAAATCTGCTTTCTATTATTGGCAGCAAGGTCGATCCGGCAATCGGTCAGATTAAAGAACGTATGTTAAGTTTTTCGGATGTATGGTCGCAAAAATTAAAACCGGCAGAAGCGTCAGCGGAGCAATAAATTACAATGAACATAAAGTAAGGGTGGGCAAAGCAGAACTGATTTCAGCGCAAGGCTACCTTAAAGATCCGGCCAACTTAACGTTTACGGATAAGCTGCAAAGGCTGCAAGACCTAACAAATCGGAACGAGCGGACACTCGTAAACGCGTTGCACGTTTCGTTAAATTTTGCGGTGAGCGAAAATTTGGAGAGAAATATACTACAGCAAATTGCCGATGACTATATGGATGGTTTAGGTTTTGGTAAACAGCCTTATTTGGTTTACCAGCATCA
Coding sequences within:
- a CDS encoding winged helix-turn-helix transcriptional regulator — its product is MYERKIPLTLGCGFELVRQVVNGKWKFMLLYCLHEGITRPSAMERALPGISRRVINIQLNQLIGHGLVSKQDYEEKPPRVEYFLTDLGKSLIPFIIDLGTWGEEHKGTLQLNIV
- a CDS encoding AraC family transcriptional regulator, with the translated sequence MEHQKTFRIKNLPEAYFTGEHKQMLLENERLKGISVIRTDDHFRSCKNAVEPHVLENYLVCLIRKGAGIYNFGAEVFQLKENTLCLIPPLTLTSWHSQTAYQEGFCCTFSEDFFTTGQENKSWLSQTGLAGNLIISLTAEQMAYFSGLMEEMFAEMQTPSGVDVELMRVQLHLLVRKAAALYPDTSKHILPKSRAAVVLASDFVKHCRGDFEQLLNGEIQRLPSLNTYAERLNVTPNHLNDMVKLIMGKSVGQFLHQELAGHATNLLQQTQWRVGEIADRLGFNDLSYFTRFYKKQLQTTPSKVRGQNP
- a CDS encoding amidohydrolase family protein, whose translation is MDKNIGNLPSGDVLIEGTKIKAVETEINIENAQVIQAEGMILSPGFTDAHRHAWQGSLRRLMPDVSDLMSYVEEIHFGLALHYRPEDILIGNLLTAWSAIDHGITGMIDASHNTRSYEHAEAALDALEATGIRALYAPAFPLGGEWEQSFWPAGLERLYKKRFSSEGLIKMGVFTHISTNGWDVARHLGVPMITEFLGKELSASLKGLQAEGKLGPDNIFNHCTGLTPEAWKIMADCGVKVTVDPRSDAQYGLEEGVFAYQHAIDHGMRPGIGTDLETAYGGDMFTEMRVAFALQRAFAQNRKYNGDAKAPAPVTSKALLEAATLHGAEIAGFGQVAGSITPGKAADLILIDTNAINLFPSNDAIGTVVHAADRSNVDTVMVNGKILKSDGKLIGADLDYLKERAQSSVQYLLEKQNDFNRMK
- a CDS encoding helix-turn-helix domain-containing protein, giving the protein MVNNNETQNDFPKVRRDQLITVQDLIDFKQLLIVDIKKLLKEHTGHPGHQWLKAFEIKKMLRLSESKLQYLRDKGLIPFKKLGGITYYNLEEIEALMNSGKLNDQMKMV
- a CDS encoding plasmid mobilization protein — translated: MENQGDNRSKTLLTRLKPAEYQSIYSAFKKTRFNKLSEYCRSILLGKPIVVVHRDKSMDEMLEELALLRKELNAIGNNLNQAVRQINSAHGNADNRLWLNLLSIIGSKVDPAIGQIKERMLSFSDVWSQKLKPAEASAEQ